The following are encoded together in the Acetobacter vaccinii genome:
- a CDS encoding RidA family protein, whose protein sequence is MSKILRTNPNPVLSAAVEYHGFVFTQGVVARNLDLDVEGQTRDVLEQIDTLLEQHGTDNTRLLQAQIWLKDINDRDTLNKVWSAWLPENGAPVRACVQAVLADPRMLVEIMLITTK, encoded by the coding sequence ATGAGCAAGATCCTGCGTACCAACCCCAACCCCGTCCTGTCCGCCGCTGTGGAATATCATGGCTTTGTGTTCACCCAGGGCGTTGTGGCCCGCAACCTCGACCTGGATGTCGAAGGCCAGACCCGCGACGTGCTGGAACAGATCGACACCCTGCTGGAGCAGCACGGCACCGACAACACCCGCCTGCTGCAGGCCCAGATCTGGCTGAAGGACATCAACGACCGCGACACGCTGAACAAGGTGTGGAGCGCATGGCTGCCGGAAAACGGTGCCCCTGTGCGCGCCTGTGTGCAGGCCGTTCTGGCTGACCCGCGCATGCTGGTCGAAATCATGCTGATCACGACCAAATAA
- a CDS encoding baeRF12 domain-containing protein — protein MTEAQDGLVVYVVADAAGVRFLHDTGTALRVVHEFGSHGHEGTPGKLPAGATPADRDRDAFGRVVAEEMNGMVGKAAGFVLAAPAPVLHSIRSHLDKAATAKLLVGLSKDLGGIPAHDLRTHFDIPATGWVLPG, from the coding sequence ATGACGGAAGCTCAGGACGGACTGGTTGTTTACGTTGTGGCCGATGCAGCAGGCGTGCGGTTCCTGCACGATACCGGCACGGCACTACGCGTCGTGCATGAGTTTGGCAGCCACGGGCACGAAGGCACGCCCGGCAAACTGCCCGCTGGTGCGACCCCGGCTGATCGGGACCGTGATGCGTTTGGCCGCGTTGTCGCCGAGGAAATGAACGGCATGGTCGGCAAGGCCGCAGGGTTTGTGCTGGCTGCCCCCGCCCCTGTGCTGCACAGTATCCGCAGCCATCTGGACAAGGCCGCGACAGCCAAGCTGCTTGTTGGCCTGTCCAAAGACCTGGGCGGTATCCCCGCGCATGACCTGCGCACGCATTTTGACATTCCGGCTACGGGCTGGGTTCTGCCGGGCTGA